One region of Wyeomyia smithii strain HCP4-BCI-WySm-NY-G18 chromosome 3, ASM2978416v1, whole genome shotgun sequence genomic DNA includes:
- the LOC129730886 gene encoding myosin-2 heavy chain isoform X5, producing MSHLFPSAKGDQLCPLGFHPQVRWPTRCKRCFRDYKEHGNKRNGEDIAASTPILHGSSQSRRDGGSSTNLDNPVRSWTSTQNLYVPGPPGVPQRPASWASTPDLDNILQNVKADFTVNLTLPRRRHTTTFESLEDLETTVTLKRPPLPPILKVEPKKDDSKKELEKAEDQGIIIEKGDSLAERVRKMNLIKRQGSSERDSRERSVPQKEDNEPAPTVKTALKPTKENEPEKVERKRRIKPIPETSVQEPASKPQLTLSRTTITSTKPLASTNTLASVKEKQLAKPSTSSEPTKDSTKIIRRRRVDLGPFDSPSKPATTPTLPVIPQIPKTNNESLNNSSDDVKFLISIKDNKSKLDEDLHSITTETTETTIVDHSDNHELQEEIESLRRELETVKARCDRAEREKSDILLRRLASIDTGSNKTAASEALKLQQKVNEQKQLIDDLQDEKKFLSAKVKELESDRKVRGVKNVEEQLRQKLEQAETLCEELMDENEEIKRELRNMETEIEEMHDNFREDQADEYASLKKELDQTTKNCRILSFKLKKSDRKIEQLESEKAALGANTDLAVKVKQLEDELKIANEVSRRLQSELEQTESNPSTPTKKTPTLGKIGRKLSPSPPNRRLTAETPLEKDEGISDEDDPAELRLQLELNEQETAVLRRKIGELEVENKRNREHVKELQESLISKTKEMDKQSKFPSLLGSKSKDPLDGKKIKVMEDEINELRKKIIEKDREVERVQSELSLAKTKGGKALAKAKPLDAATDQQVVDLKRQLQVVEQEATVLRQKTQHLEQENDKYAHELKQLQSKTENETTATKKLNSTIHDLQKEKDELEAKLKRIVEQSSSGLPSRTPKNPTDMHTKLQLKRMVDECENEIAELRAVVGRSGAMSISALDNEKKQLQKQLDESKEQKTKLEAELKKLAAPKVSAELQAIKLSEAQRTVQKLEDENSKQNDKIKNLEEKIGKITTTMKTAETSKNQLETQLKLEKEKNITAEKNFQKLSNEKQEMESRIEELKKDWLQEQQKAKSAKENLERQLEALKRQSSSPDPFALKIRELSQKNDDLMMKLEEESKKNQKLFAKHEALEEDHVLLKAQIETDKEKLQELEVLRRKLQQADTIETRLVKENTNLSRRLVEMQKKIAELESNAESRTVGLELEKNRLKSALEDKQREYEQLLNENEMNGYQVSQMRKDNDDLRSKLDDYERINKAQRTLSEHNSHLEQELKKLHLQLETAEMNVKSEVAATRLRYEQQVTNLHNELTGLQRQCERFKRDRDTFKQLVEAAQKQIGDMKANRRSLASVTSSSDDDDKSKIVALEQQIGCLEDELSEARLEASKVRTELISELSASEIKISEMQSKINELEEEKIISGGKSKVPGTKTRLELSWQKEREDLQRLVQETSTLARDLRQTLFEVERERDKEKLESRRKIDQIKKTTEEEIEEGRRKVTELQSDLLELRDAHAKLRTANEKLRRDRERYERERESTARRRLEMEGDRRIAAVLQSVDELIRMAPGIPKTTDKQDSIVTTTSTGKTINANAPIPTPPMRHKSPSPGPGGAPSQPKTVTSVLTRLAEASEDLRRYQRMCDEEKDRERMRRGGMRRAASQENEAAEGHTGRPMMRSLYKKSLSLDQSLQNEQQGLIWKEGDDSMSSLQSLDSEYGAMKHRDSSMDSRLSGGSTQSDMPRMRKKKRGLMGKLRSLSLTRNKGSESDFSIQGSDSDLSIAGDIRSSKSNLKGKLSGMFKRAGSASRAGSNDSLDREAHKPVAIQTLGNGPTAIGHPPIPRPVSSSTPHLSRQTGKPPTPSLVPVQRRRVAQPNPSQPGPSNSGTLPR from the exons ATGTCGCATCTATTCCCTAGTGCGAAGGGCGATCAGTTATGCCCTTTGGGGTTTCATCCTCAAGTACGCTGGCCTACACGTTGCAAACGTTGTTTTCGTGACTACAAAGAACACGGTAATAAGCGAAATGGTGAAGATATCGCAGCTTCAACACCAATCCTACATGGCTCATCCCAATCGCG TCGCGATGGTGGTAGCAGCACGAATCTGGATAACCCGGTGCGAAGTTGGACATCAACCCAAAACCTGTATGTGCCAGGACCACCGGGTGTACCACAGCGACCCGCTTCTTGGGCTTCAACACCGGATCTGGACAACATATTGCAAAATGTGAAAGCAGATTTCACCGTAAATCTAACGCTTCCAAGGCGGAGGCATACTACTACATTCGAAAGT TTGGAAGACCTGGAAACGACTGTCACTCTCAAAAGACCACCGCTCCCGCCAATTCTGAAGGTCGAACCCAAGAAGGATGATTCCAAAAAAGAGTTGGAAAAGGCGGAAGACCAAGGAATCATAATAGAAAAAGGAGACTCTTTGGCAGAACGAGTACGCAAAATGAATTTGATTAAGCGCCAAGGTAGTTCGGAACGAGATAGCCGGGAACGATCAGTGCCACAAAAGGA GGACAATGAACCAGCACCGACAGTAAAAACTGCATTAAAACCGACAAAGGAAAATGAACCAGAAAAAGTAGAACGAAAGCGTCGTATTAAACCCATTCCAGAAACGTCTGTACAAGAACCAGCGAGTAAGCCCCAATTAACGTTGAGCAGAACGACCATCACATCTACAAAACCTCTAGCTAGTACTAATACATTGGCGAGTGTGAAGGAGAAACAGCTTGCCAAACCGTCCACCAGCTCTGAGCCAACGAAAGATTCCACAAAAATTATTAGGCGTAGACGTGTTGACCTAGGTCCTTTCGATTCACCATCAAAACCAGCTACCACCCCCACTCTTCCAGTAATACCGCAAATTCCAAAGACAAATAATGAATCTCTCAACAATAGCAGCGATGATGTCAAATTTCTGATCTCCATCAAAGATAACAAATCGAAACTAGATGAGGATTTGCATTCAATTACAACTGAAACGACCGAGACCACAATTGTTGATCACAGTGATAACCATGAGCTTCAAGAGGAAATAGAAAGTTTGAGGCGAGAACTAGAGACTGTGAAAGCACGCTGTGACCGTGCAGAACGAGAGAAGAGTGATATCTTACTGCGGCGATTAGCTTCCATCGATACGGGGTCGAACAAAACGGCCGCCTCTGAGGCACTTAAATTACAGCAAAAAGTTAACGAACAAAAACAGTTGATAGATGATCTTCAGGACGAAAAGAAATTTCTCTCAGCAAAGGTCAAAGAACTGGAATCTGATAGAAAAGTCCGTGGGGTGAAAAATGTTGAAGAACAGCTGCGACAGAAACTAGAACAGGCAGAAACTTTGTGCGAAGAGTTAATGGATGAGAACGAAGAGATAAAGCGAGAGCTACGAAACATGGAGACAGAAATTGAAGAGATGCACGACAACTTCCGGGAAGATCAAGCAGATGAATATGCCTCGTTGAAAAAGGAGCTGGATCAGACTACAAAGAACTGTCGTATACTTTCATTCAAACTAAAGAAGTCGGACCGAAAAATTGAACAGTTGGAATCAGAGAAAGCTGCTCTCGGTGCCAATACAGATCTTGCTGTGAAAGTAAAACAACTGGAGGACGAACTGAAAATCGCCAATGAAGTTTCTCGCCGCCTACAATCCGAGCTAGAGCAAACAGAATCGAATCCATCGACTCCTACTAAGAAAACACCAACGCTGGGCAAAATAG GTAGAAAACTCAGCCCCAGTCCACCAAACCGAAGGCTAACGGCGGAAACCCCGTTGgaaaaagatgaaggaattTCGGATGAAGACGATCCAGCGGAGTTGCGGTTGCAGCTTGAACTGAATGAGCAAGAAACGGCGGTGCTTCGACGAAAGATAGGGGAATTGGAAGTGGAAAACAAACGCAACCGGGAGCATGTGAAGGAACTTCAAGAGAGTttgatttcaaaaacaaaagaaatggACAAACAAAGCAAGTTCCCGTCGTTACTGGGTTCGAAAAGCAAAGATCCTCTGGATGGCAAGAAAATCAAAGTTATGGAGGATGAGATAAACgagcttagaaaaaaaattatagagaAGGATCGCGAAGTTGAGCGTGTGCAATCTGAGTTGAGTCTCGCTAAAACTAAAGGTGGAAAAGCATTGGCGAAGGCAAA ACCTTTAGATGCGGCGACGGATCAGCAAGTTGTAGATCTCAAACGACAGCTGCAGGTTGTCGAACAAGAAGCAACTGTATTGCGACAAAAAACTCAGCACTTAGAGCAAGAAAATGATAAATACGCGCACGAACTGAAGCAACTACAGAGTAAAACAGAAAACGAAACAACAGCGACTAAGAAGCTGAATAGCACTATACATGATCTGCAGAAGGAGAAGGACGAACTGGAGGCTAAACTGAAACGAATTGTCGAACAGTCCTCCTCGGGATTGCCATCTAGGACACCCAAAAATCCGACGGATATGCATACGAAGTTGCAACTGAAG AGAATGGTTGATGAATGCGAGAATGAAATTGCCGAGTTACGTGCTGTTGTCGGCCGATCGGGTGCCATGAGCATATCCGCATTGGATAATGAGAAAAAGCAATTACAAAAACAACTGGACGAATCGAAGgagcaaaaaacaaaactggAAGCGGAACTAA AGAAACTTGCAGCTCCAAAAGTGTCCGCAGAGTTACAAGCGATAAAACTAAGCGAAGCACAGCGAAcggttcaaaagttagaagacGAAAATAGTAAACAAAACGATAAAATCAAGAACCTAGAAGAAAAGATAGGAAAAATCACCACGACT atgAAAACTGCTGAAACTAGCAAAAATCAACTAGAAACGCAGTTGAAATTggagaaagagaaaaacataACTGCAgagaaaaatttccaaaaactcaGTAACGAAAAACAAGAAATGGAGAGCAGGATTGAGGAACTCAAGAAAGATTGGCTTCAAGAGCAACAGAAAGCAAAATCGGCAAAAGAAAACTTGGAAAGGCAGCTGGAAGCTTTAAAACGACAGTCATCATCACCAGATCCTTTTGCATTAAAGATACGAGAGCTTAGCCAGAAAAATGATG ATCTAATGATGAAATTGGAAGAGGAATCCAAAAAGAACCAGAAGCTCTTTGCCAAACACGAAGCTCTTGAGGAAGATCACGTCTTACTGAAAGCTCAAATAGAAACAGACAAAGAAAAGTTACAAGAATTAGAAGTTCTTAGAAGAAAGCTTCAACAAGCAGATACCATCGAGACTCGCCTAGTAAAAGAAAATACCAATCTCAGCCGACGGTTGGTAGAAATGCAAAAGAAAATCGCTGAACTGGAGAGTAACGCGGAAAGCAGAACTGTTGGTTTGGAGCTCGAGAAGAATCGATTGAAAAGCGCGCTGGAAGACAAACAGCGGGAATACGAGCAGCTACTAAACGAAAATGAGATGAACGGATATCAAGTGTCTCAGATGCGGAAAGAT AATGATGATCTTAGAAGTAAACTGGATGATTATGAAAGAATTAATAAAGCACAGCGAACCTTAAGTGAACATAATTCCCATTTGGAGCAGGAActcaaaaaacttcatttacA ATTGGAAACAGCCGAAATGAACGTCAAATCCGAAGTAGCTGCAACCCGCCTACGCTATGAGCAACAAGTTACCAATCTTCACAACGAGTTGACCGGCTTACAACGGCAATGCGAAAGGTTTAAGCGAGATCGAGATACGTTCAAGCAACTGGTAGAAGCAGCTCAGAAGCAAATCGGAGACATGAAGGCGAATCGACGCAGTCTAGCATCGGTGACGAGTAGCAGTGATGATGATGACAAGTCGAAAATCGTCGCCCTGGAGCAACAGATTGGCTGCCTGGAGGATGAGCTTAGTGAGGCACGTTTGGAAGCCAGCAAAGTAAGAACGGAACTAATTTCGGAGCTTAGCGCTTCCGAGATAAAAATATCTGAAATGCAGTCCAAGATTAACGAACTTGAAGAAGAGAAGATCATAAGTGGAGGTAAAAGCAAAGTTCCTGGAACGAAAACCAGGTTAGAGCTGTCATGGCAAAAGGAACGTGAAGATCTGCAGCGATTAGTGCAGGAGACGTCAACCCTTGCCAGAGATTTAAGACAGACATTGTTTGAAGTTGAACGGGAGCGGGACAAGGAGAAACTGGAGTCCCGCCGTAAGATAGATCAAATTAAAAAGACTACCGAAGAAGAAATCGAAGAAGGCAGGAGAAAGGTAACGGAACTACAAAGCGACCTACTGGAGTTGAGGGATGCTCATGCTAAGCTAAGAACCGCCAACGAAAAACTGAGACGAGATCGAGAGAGGTACGAACGTGAACGAGAAAGCACTGCTCGACGAAGGTTGGAAATGGAAGGCGATCGTAGAATTGCAGCGGTGTTGCAAAGCGTTGATGAGTTGATCCGTATGGCCCCTggtattccaaagactactgaCAAACAAGACTCTATCGTAACAACTACAAGCACAGGAAAG ACCATCAACGCAAATGCCCCCATTCCAACACCTCCCATGCGTCACAAGAGTCCCTCGCCAGGACCAGGAGGAGCACCATCGCAACCGAAAACGGTAACGTCAGTATTAACAAGGTTAGCCGAGGCATCTGAGGACCTTAGACGCTACCAAAGGATGTGCGATGAGGAGAAAGACAGAGAGCGAATGCGGCGTGGTGGAATGAGGcg aGCTGCCTCCCAAGAGAATGAAGCTGCCGAAGGTCATACAGGTAGACCCATGATGAGAAGTTTGTATAAGAAAAGTTTGTCATTAGATCAATCCCTGCAAAATGAACAGCAAGGA CTAATTTGGAAAGAAGGAGACGACAGTATGTCCTCGTTACAATCTCTTGATTCCGAGTACGGAGCAATGAAACATAGGGATTCAAGTATGGATTCTCGTTTGTCGGGAGGATCCACGCAAAGTGATATGCCTAGGATGAGGAAGAAAAAACGAGGACTAATGGGAAAACTACGTAGTTTGAGCCTCACTAGAAACAAGGGCAGTGAAAGTGATTTTTCG ATCCAAGGATCCGATTCGGACCTTAGCATTGCGGGTGATATTCGTTCTAGCAAAAGTAATTTGAAAGGCAAACTATCCGGTATGTTTAAACGAGCAGGATCTGCATCTAGGGCTGGAAGTAACGACTCGCTAGACCGTGAAGCACACAAACCGGTGGCTATTCAAACACTAGGAAATGGGCCAACTGCAATAGGACATCCTCCTATACCCCGGCCAGTTTCCAGCAGCACACCACATTTGTCTAGG CAAACTGGGAAACCTCCGACTCCCTCTTTAGTACCAGTGCAACGGCGAAGAGTAGCGCAACCGAATCCCTCTCAACCCGGCCCATCTAATTCCGGAACACTACCGAGATGa
- the LOC129730886 gene encoding myosin-2 heavy chain isoform X4, giving the protein MSHLFPSAKGDQLCPLGFHPQVRWPTRCKRCFRDYKEHGNKRNGEDIAASTPILHGSSQSRRDGGSSTNLDNPVRSWTSTQNLYVPGPPGVPQRPASWASTPDLDNILQNVKADFTVNLTLPRRRHTTTFESLEDLETTVTLKRPPLPPILKVEPKKDDSKKELEKAEDQGIIIEKGDSLAERVRKMNLIKRQGSSERDSRERSVPQKEDNEPAPTVKTALKPTKENEPEKVERKRRIKPIPETSVQEPASKPQLTLSRTTITSTKPLASTNTLASVKEKQLAKPSTSSEPTKDSTKIIRRRRVDLGPFDSPSKPATTPTLPVIPQIPKTNNESLNNSSDDVKFLISIKDNKSKLDEDLHSITTETTETTIVDHSDNHELQEEIESLRRELETVKARCDRAEREKSDILLRRLASIDTGSNKTAASEALKLQQKVNEQKQLIDDLQDEKKFLSAKVKELESDRKVRGVKNVEEQLRQKLEQAETLCEELMDENEEIKRELRNMETEIEEMHDNFREDQADEYASLKKELDQTTKNCRILSFKLKKSDRKIEQLESEKAALGANTDLAVKVKQLEDELKIANEVSRRLQSELEQTESNPSTPTKKTPTLGKIAKSFFNTGRKLSPSPPNRRLTAETPLEKDEGISDEDDPAELRLQLELNEQETAVLRRKIGELEVENKRNREHVKELQESLISKTKEMDKQSKFPSLLGSKSKDPLDGKKIKVMEDEINELRKKIIEKDREVERVQSELSLAKTKGGKALAKAKPLDAATDQQVVDLKRQLQVVEQEATVLRQKTQHLEQENDKYAHELKQLQSKTENETTATKKLNSTIHDLQKEKDELEAKLKRIVEQSSSGLPSRTPKNPTDMHTKLQLKRMVDECENEIAELRAVVGRSGAMSISALDNEKKQLQKQLDESKEQKTKLEAELKKLAAPKVSAELQAIKLSEAQRTVQKLEDENSKQNDKIKNLEEKIGKITTTMKTAETSKNQLETQLKLEKEKNITAEKNFQKLSNEKQEMESRIEELKKDWLQEQQKAKSAKENLERQLEALKRQSSSPDPFALKIRELSQKNDDLMMKLEEESKKNQKLFAKHEALEEDHVLLKAQIETDKEKLQELEVLRRKLQQADTIETRLVKENTNLSRRLVEMQKKIAELESNAESRTVGLELEKNRLKSALEDKQREYEQLLNENEMNGYQVSQMRKDNDDLRSKLDDYERINKAQRTLSEHNSHLEQELKKLHLQLETAEMNVKSEVAATRLRYEQQVTNLHNELTGLQRQCERFKRDRDTFKQLVEAAQKQIGDMKANRRSLASVTSSSDDDDKSKIVALEQQIGCLEDELSEARLEASKVRTELISELSASEIKISEMQSKINELEEEKIISGGKSKVPGTKTRLELSWQKEREDLQRLVQETSTLARDLRQTLFEVERERDKEKLESRRKIDQIKKTTEEEIEEGRRKVTELQSDLLELRDAHAKLRTANEKLRRDRERYERERESTARRRLEMEGDRRIAAVLQSVDELIRMAPGIPKTTDKQDSIVTTTSTGKTINANAPIPTPPMRHKSPSPGPGGAPSQPKTVTSVLTRLAEASEDLRRYQRMCDEEKDRERMRRGGMRRAASQENEAAEGHTGRPMMRSLYKKSLSLDQSLQNEQQGLIWKEGDDSMSSLQSLDSEYGAMKHRDSSMDSRLSGGSTQSDMPRMRKKKRGLMGKLRSLSLTRNKGSESDFSIQGSDSDLSIAGDIRSSKSNLKGKLSGMFKRAGSASRAGSNDSLDREAHKPVAIQTLGNGPTAIGHPPIPRPVSSSTPHLSRQTGKPPTPSLVPVQRRRVAQPNPSQPGPSNSGTLPR; this is encoded by the exons ATGTCGCATCTATTCCCTAGTGCGAAGGGCGATCAGTTATGCCCTTTGGGGTTTCATCCTCAAGTACGCTGGCCTACACGTTGCAAACGTTGTTTTCGTGACTACAAAGAACACGGTAATAAGCGAAATGGTGAAGATATCGCAGCTTCAACACCAATCCTACATGGCTCATCCCAATCGCG TCGCGATGGTGGTAGCAGCACGAATCTGGATAACCCGGTGCGAAGTTGGACATCAACCCAAAACCTGTATGTGCCAGGACCACCGGGTGTACCACAGCGACCCGCTTCTTGGGCTTCAACACCGGATCTGGACAACATATTGCAAAATGTGAAAGCAGATTTCACCGTAAATCTAACGCTTCCAAGGCGGAGGCATACTACTACATTCGAAAGT TTGGAAGACCTGGAAACGACTGTCACTCTCAAAAGACCACCGCTCCCGCCAATTCTGAAGGTCGAACCCAAGAAGGATGATTCCAAAAAAGAGTTGGAAAAGGCGGAAGACCAAGGAATCATAATAGAAAAAGGAGACTCTTTGGCAGAACGAGTACGCAAAATGAATTTGATTAAGCGCCAAGGTAGTTCGGAACGAGATAGCCGGGAACGATCAGTGCCACAAAAGGA GGACAATGAACCAGCACCGACAGTAAAAACTGCATTAAAACCGACAAAGGAAAATGAACCAGAAAAAGTAGAACGAAAGCGTCGTATTAAACCCATTCCAGAAACGTCTGTACAAGAACCAGCGAGTAAGCCCCAATTAACGTTGAGCAGAACGACCATCACATCTACAAAACCTCTAGCTAGTACTAATACATTGGCGAGTGTGAAGGAGAAACAGCTTGCCAAACCGTCCACCAGCTCTGAGCCAACGAAAGATTCCACAAAAATTATTAGGCGTAGACGTGTTGACCTAGGTCCTTTCGATTCACCATCAAAACCAGCTACCACCCCCACTCTTCCAGTAATACCGCAAATTCCAAAGACAAATAATGAATCTCTCAACAATAGCAGCGATGATGTCAAATTTCTGATCTCCATCAAAGATAACAAATCGAAACTAGATGAGGATTTGCATTCAATTACAACTGAAACGACCGAGACCACAATTGTTGATCACAGTGATAACCATGAGCTTCAAGAGGAAATAGAAAGTTTGAGGCGAGAACTAGAGACTGTGAAAGCACGCTGTGACCGTGCAGAACGAGAGAAGAGTGATATCTTACTGCGGCGATTAGCTTCCATCGATACGGGGTCGAACAAAACGGCCGCCTCTGAGGCACTTAAATTACAGCAAAAAGTTAACGAACAAAAACAGTTGATAGATGATCTTCAGGACGAAAAGAAATTTCTCTCAGCAAAGGTCAAAGAACTGGAATCTGATAGAAAAGTCCGTGGGGTGAAAAATGTTGAAGAACAGCTGCGACAGAAACTAGAACAGGCAGAAACTTTGTGCGAAGAGTTAATGGATGAGAACGAAGAGATAAAGCGAGAGCTACGAAACATGGAGACAGAAATTGAAGAGATGCACGACAACTTCCGGGAAGATCAAGCAGATGAATATGCCTCGTTGAAAAAGGAGCTGGATCAGACTACAAAGAACTGTCGTATACTTTCATTCAAACTAAAGAAGTCGGACCGAAAAATTGAACAGTTGGAATCAGAGAAAGCTGCTCTCGGTGCCAATACAGATCTTGCTGTGAAAGTAAAACAACTGGAGGACGAACTGAAAATCGCCAATGAAGTTTCTCGCCGCCTACAATCCGAGCTAGAGCAAACAGAATCGAATCCATCGACTCCTACTAAGAAAACACCAACGCTGGGCAAAATAG CAAAAAGTTTCTTTAATACAGGTAGAAAACTCAGCCCCAGTCCACCAAACCGAAGGCTAACGGCGGAAACCCCGTTGgaaaaagatgaaggaattTCGGATGAAGACGATCCAGCGGAGTTGCGGTTGCAGCTTGAACTGAATGAGCAAGAAACGGCGGTGCTTCGACGAAAGATAGGGGAATTGGAAGTGGAAAACAAACGCAACCGGGAGCATGTGAAGGAACTTCAAGAGAGTttgatttcaaaaacaaaagaaatggACAAACAAAGCAAGTTCCCGTCGTTACTGGGTTCGAAAAGCAAAGATCCTCTGGATGGCAAGAAAATCAAAGTTATGGAGGATGAGATAAACgagcttagaaaaaaaattatagagaAGGATCGCGAAGTTGAGCGTGTGCAATCTGAGTTGAGTCTCGCTAAAACTAAAGGTGGAAAAGCATTGGCGAAGGCAAA ACCTTTAGATGCGGCGACGGATCAGCAAGTTGTAGATCTCAAACGACAGCTGCAGGTTGTCGAACAAGAAGCAACTGTATTGCGACAAAAAACTCAGCACTTAGAGCAAGAAAATGATAAATACGCGCACGAACTGAAGCAACTACAGAGTAAAACAGAAAACGAAACAACAGCGACTAAGAAGCTGAATAGCACTATACATGATCTGCAGAAGGAGAAGGACGAACTGGAGGCTAAACTGAAACGAATTGTCGAACAGTCCTCCTCGGGATTGCCATCTAGGACACCCAAAAATCCGACGGATATGCATACGAAGTTGCAACTGAAG AGAATGGTTGATGAATGCGAGAATGAAATTGCCGAGTTACGTGCTGTTGTCGGCCGATCGGGTGCCATGAGCATATCCGCATTGGATAATGAGAAAAAGCAATTACAAAAACAACTGGACGAATCGAAGgagcaaaaaacaaaactggAAGCGGAACTAA AGAAACTTGCAGCTCCAAAAGTGTCCGCAGAGTTACAAGCGATAAAACTAAGCGAAGCACAGCGAAcggttcaaaagttagaagacGAAAATAGTAAACAAAACGATAAAATCAAGAACCTAGAAGAAAAGATAGGAAAAATCACCACGACT atgAAAACTGCTGAAACTAGCAAAAATCAACTAGAAACGCAGTTGAAATTggagaaagagaaaaacataACTGCAgagaaaaatttccaaaaactcaGTAACGAAAAACAAGAAATGGAGAGCAGGATTGAGGAACTCAAGAAAGATTGGCTTCAAGAGCAACAGAAAGCAAAATCGGCAAAAGAAAACTTGGAAAGGCAGCTGGAAGCTTTAAAACGACAGTCATCATCACCAGATCCTTTTGCATTAAAGATACGAGAGCTTAGCCAGAAAAATGATG ATCTAATGATGAAATTGGAAGAGGAATCCAAAAAGAACCAGAAGCTCTTTGCCAAACACGAAGCTCTTGAGGAAGATCACGTCTTACTGAAAGCTCAAATAGAAACAGACAAAGAAAAGTTACAAGAATTAGAAGTTCTTAGAAGAAAGCTTCAACAAGCAGATACCATCGAGACTCGCCTAGTAAAAGAAAATACCAATCTCAGCCGACGGTTGGTAGAAATGCAAAAGAAAATCGCTGAACTGGAGAGTAACGCGGAAAGCAGAACTGTTGGTTTGGAGCTCGAGAAGAATCGATTGAAAAGCGCGCTGGAAGACAAACAGCGGGAATACGAGCAGCTACTAAACGAAAATGAGATGAACGGATATCAAGTGTCTCAGATGCGGAAAGAT AATGATGATCTTAGAAGTAAACTGGATGATTATGAAAGAATTAATAAAGCACAGCGAACCTTAAGTGAACATAATTCCCATTTGGAGCAGGAActcaaaaaacttcatttacA ATTGGAAACAGCCGAAATGAACGTCAAATCCGAAGTAGCTGCAACCCGCCTACGCTATGAGCAACAAGTTACCAATCTTCACAACGAGTTGACCGGCTTACAACGGCAATGCGAAAGGTTTAAGCGAGATCGAGATACGTTCAAGCAACTGGTAGAAGCAGCTCAGAAGCAAATCGGAGACATGAAGGCGAATCGACGCAGTCTAGCATCGGTGACGAGTAGCAGTGATGATGATGACAAGTCGAAAATCGTCGCCCTGGAGCAACAGATTGGCTGCCTGGAGGATGAGCTTAGTGAGGCACGTTTGGAAGCCAGCAAAGTAAGAACGGAACTAATTTCGGAGCTTAGCGCTTCCGAGATAAAAATATCTGAAATGCAGTCCAAGATTAACGAACTTGAAGAAGAGAAGATCATAAGTGGAGGTAAAAGCAAAGTTCCTGGAACGAAAACCAGGTTAGAGCTGTCATGGCAAAAGGAACGTGAAGATCTGCAGCGATTAGTGCAGGAGACGTCAACCCTTGCCAGAGATTTAAGACAGACATTGTTTGAAGTTGAACGGGAGCGGGACAAGGAGAAACTGGAGTCCCGCCGTAAGATAGATCAAATTAAAAAGACTACCGAAGAAGAAATCGAAGAAGGCAGGAGAAAGGTAACGGAACTACAAAGCGACCTACTGGAGTTGAGGGATGCTCATGCTAAGCTAAGAACCGCCAACGAAAAACTGAGACGAGATCGAGAGAGGTACGAACGTGAACGAGAAAGCACTGCTCGACGAAGGTTGGAAATGGAAGGCGATCGTAGAATTGCAGCGGTGTTGCAAAGCGTTGATGAGTTGATCCGTATGGCCCCTggtattccaaagactactgaCAAACAAGACTCTATCGTAACAACTACAAGCACAGGAAAG ACCATCAACGCAAATGCCCCCATTCCAACACCTCCCATGCGTCACAAGAGTCCCTCGCCAGGACCAGGAGGAGCACCATCGCAACCGAAAACGGTAACGTCAGTATTAACAAGGTTAGCCGAGGCATCTGAGGACCTTAGACGCTACCAAAGGATGTGCGATGAGGAGAAAGACAGAGAGCGAATGCGGCGTGGTGGAATGAGGcg aGCTGCCTCCCAAGAGAATGAAGCTGCCGAAGGTCATACAGGTAGACCCATGATGAGAAGTTTGTATAAGAAAAGTTTGTCATTAGATCAATCCCTGCAAAATGAACAGCAAGGA CTAATTTGGAAAGAAGGAGACGACAGTATGTCCTCGTTACAATCTCTTGATTCCGAGTACGGAGCAATGAAACATAGGGATTCAAGTATGGATTCTCGTTTGTCGGGAGGATCCACGCAAAGTGATATGCCTAGGATGAGGAAGAAAAAACGAGGACTAATGGGAAAACTACGTAGTTTGAGCCTCACTAGAAACAAGGGCAGTGAAAGTGATTTTTCG ATCCAAGGATCCGATTCGGACCTTAGCATTGCGGGTGATATTCGTTCTAGCAAAAGTAATTTGAAAGGCAAACTATCCGGTATGTTTAAACGAGCAGGATCTGCATCTAGGGCTGGAAGTAACGACTCGCTAGACCGTGAAGCACACAAACCGGTGGCTATTCAAACACTAGGAAATGGGCCAACTGCAATAGGACATCCTCCTATACCCCGGCCAGTTTCCAGCAGCACACCACATTTGTCTAGG CAAACTGGGAAACCTCCGACTCCCTCTTTAGTACCAGTGCAACGGCGAAGAGTAGCGCAACCGAATCCCTCTCAACCCGGCCCATCTAATTCCGGAACACTACCGAGATGa